TCGCATTTTCGCGCCCGATGCGGATGTTATCGGCAATCGACCGGTTGAGAATGCCAGCATCCTGAAACACAGTCGCAATCGAGTTGCGCAGCGACTGGCGGGTAATGGTGGAAATATCGGCGCCATCGATCAGGATCTGCCCCTGCTGCGGCTCATGCACCCGTTGCAGCAGGTTGATCAACGTCGTCTTGCCGGCACCGGTCGGCCCGACGATGGCAATCGTCTGCCCAGCCTTGACCGTAAAGGAAACGTCCTTGACGCCCTGGGTCGTATTGGCAAAATCGAAGGAGACATGGCGGAATTCGACATCGCCGCGCACGCTCTGCAAGTCGCGATTGCCGACCGGCTCATCACGATCCTGCACGGAATCCTCCAGCACGTAGAAATCTTCAAGCTTGGCGCGCGCCTCGAAGATCTGCGTCGAAAACTGGCGCATCTGGTCGAGACGGGCGATCAGCAGATTGGCAAAGCCGATGAAGGCGATAACGTCGCCGACCCGCAACTCGCCGCTCTGCACCAGCATAGTGCCGATAATCAGGATGATCAGCATCGAAGCGGTAGAGGCGATGCGATTGAGGCCGCTGGCAATCGCCCACCAGTCCAGCACCGGATACTGGGCGTCGAGCAGCTTGCTGGTAAAGGTCTTCAGCGCCGAGGTTTCGGCCTGGATACGGTTATAGCTATGCACCACCGAGACGTTGCTGATCGTGTCGCTAACATGGGAAAACACCGTGTGGTAGTGGCTCTCGACGGAGGCCTGACCATCCTTGGTCTTGTCCATCACCATCTTGCCGATCGCCACATAGATCAGACCAAGCACGATCAGCACCAGGGTCAGGCGTACATCCATGGAAAAGGCGGTCGGCACCAGCAACACGAGCGCCACTGCCGTGGCCAAATGGGTTCTCATGAATTCCAGCCAGAGGCCGAACAGCGTCTCGCTGGCGCGCAGCAGCGTATGCAACGCATTGGACGTGCCGCGCTGGTGGTGCCAGGACAGCGGCATGGAAATGATCCGGCCAAAGGCTTCGGTCAGCAGGCTGGCCCGACGGCCATGCGCCAGCCGATCGGCTTCGCGGGCGACAAGCACGAAAGCAATGGTGTTGAATATGCCAAAGCCGCCCCAGAGGAACAGAATATCCTTGACTGGCTTGCCACTGGAAATTGCGTCAATGATCCAACCAAACAGGATCGGCTCGGCAATGGTGATCACCGCCAATATGATATTGGCTGCCACCACGATGCTGACCTTCAGACGGTAAGCGGCAAGATATTGCAAGGCTCGCCAGTAAATTTGTAACAGGGACATGGCGTCAGTTTCTCCTGATCGGCTTCGAATTGGCCGGTTGAGGCATCGTATCACGATATTTTAAGGAGACGAACCTGAACGCTGCCTATACAGACCCGCAGATGTTGTGCAAAGTCCGGTTTTGGAATTCTCTTTTTCACCATGCTTGCTATGGGTAAAATTTCAGGTAGCCGAATTAACAAACACATAAGCTTAACGTGTATTTTAAGAAATAGTGTTTGATAATAATTAGAGAATGTTAATGTTCAGTCTGGTGCTGGACCTAGGGGGTGCGTGTGAGTGTCAATCATCTCATACAGTTTTTGGCTGTATCTCAGGGATGCCGAAGTCGCGAGGAGCTGATCCTAGAATTGGAGAAACTCCTCGAATTTTATAAATTCGATTATTACGGCCTCGTGCGCAGTCCCAAACCTGACCAAAACCCCATGTCGCTGGTGCTTGCAGGACGCTGGCCGGAAAAATGGCCGCAGGTCTATATCACGAAAAAATTCGTGCTGATCGACCCTGCCATTCGCTATCTGGCGCAAGCGCAACGGCCGTTCCGTTGGAGCGAAACGCTGACGGCATTCAGCCAGGACCCACATTTCAAACGCATGCAGCGGATGATGATGGATGCCCAGCGCTTTGGTCTCGAGGAAGGCTATATCTTCCCCATCCACGGGCGGGGCGGATTGCTGGCCAACATGACCATTGGCGGACGACCGGTGGAACTGACCCCGATTGAGATCATGCTGTTCGACACGGTGGCGAAATGCGCCTTCTGGCGGCTGGCGGAAATCAATGGCGAAGACGAACTGCTGTCGATGGTGCAAAAAGTCGATGTGCGCCTGACCCGACGCGAGCTTGAAATTCTCAATTATCTCGGGGAGGGCATGACCTCGAACGAGATGAGCAAGTTGCTCGAGATTTCGAACCACACCGTCGATTGGTACGTCAACGAATTGCAGGATAAGTTGAACGCCAAAAACCGGCAACATATGGTAGCAATCGCTTATCGACTCGGCCTGATCAGCTGATATTTTCATCGTTCTGCTGACTTGCCTAAATTGCGCGATGTCTTGCAAACCGCTATGGATTCTCTTCGCAGGCGCACAATGAGCGCCTGATGAAGAGGAGGCCCATTTGTCTATTTCCAAGATCCTAGTTGCCAATCGCTCCGAAATCGCCATCCGCGTGTTTCGGGCTGCCAATGAACTCGGCATAAAAACGGTCGCCATCTGGGCTGAGGAGGACAAGCTCTCCCTGCATCGCTTCAAGGCGGACGAAAGCTATCAGGTCGGTCGCGGCCCGCATCTGAAGCGGGATCTCGGCCCGATCGAAAGCTATCTTTCCATTGAGGAAATCATCCGCGTCGCCAAACTGTCAGGCGCGGACGCCATCCATCCGGGCTATGGCCTCCTGTCCGAAAGTCCTGAATTTGTCGATGCCTGTAACGATGCAGGTCTGATTTTCATCGGCCCGCGATCCGACACGATGCGGCAATTGGGCAACAAGGTCGCCGCCCGCAATCTGGCGGTCGAAGTCGGCGTTCCCGTGGTGCCAGCCACCGAACCGCTGCCTGATGACATGGACACCGTGGCCAAAATGGCGGGCGAGATCGGCTATCCGCTGATGCTCAAGGCGTCCTGGGGCGGTGGCGGGCGCGGCATGCGGGTGATCCGCTCCGAAAGCGATCTGGCGCGCGAAGTCACGGAAGCCAAGCGCGAGGCAAAGGCCGCCTTTGGCAAGGATGAAGTCTATCTGGAAAAGCTGGTGGAAAATGCCCGCCATGTCGAAAGCCAGATCCTCGGCGATACCCATGGCAATGCCGTGCATCTGTTCGAACGCGATTGCTCGGTGCAGCGCCGCAACCAGAAAGTCGTGGAACGGGCACCCGCCCCCTATCTTTCCGAGGAGCAGCGCCAGGAACTTGCCGCCTATTCGCTCAAAATTGCCAGAGCCACCGGCTATATCGGTGCCGGCACCGTCGAATATCTGATGGATGCCGATACCGGAAAATTCTATTTCATCGAGGTCAACCCGCGCATCCAGGTCGAGCATACCGTCACCGAAGTGGTGACCGGTATCGACATCGTCAAGGCGCAGATCCATATCCTCGAAGGCTTTGCGATCGGCACGCCGGAATCGGGCGTTCCCCGCCAAGAAGACATCCGCCTGCATGGCCATGCCCTGCAATGCCGGGTCACGACCGAGGACCCGGAGCATAATTTCATTCCCGATTACGGTCGCATCACCGCCTATCGTTCGGCAGCGGGTTTCGGCATCCGGCTCGATGGCGGCACCGCCTATACCGGGGCGATCATCACTCGTTTCTATGATCCGCTGTTGGTGAAAGTGACAGCTGCTGGCGCTTCACCACAGGAAGCGATTAGCCGGATGGATCGGGCGCTGCGCGAATTCCGTATCCGCGGTGTCGCCACCAATCTCACCTTCCTGGAAGCGATCATCGGACACCCGAAATTTCGCAATAATACCTATACGACACGCTTTATCGATACCACGCCGGAACTGTTCGCCCAGGTCAAGCGCCAGGACCGGGCAACCAAGCTGCTGACCTATCTGGCCGACGTCACCGTCAACGGCCACCCGGAAACCAAGGGCCGTCCCAAGCCCTCGGACAAGGCGGCAAAGCCAGTCATTCCCTATATCGATGCCGGTATCACCGATGGCACCAAGCAGAAGCTTGATGCGCTGGGGCCAAAGGGCTTTGCCGAGTGGATGCGCAACGAACCGCGTGTGCTGCTGACCGACACGACCATGCGCGACGGCCATCAATCGCTGCTGGCCACCCGGATGCGCACAAATGACATTGCCCGGATCGCCAGCGTCTACGCCCGCGCCCTGCCCAATCTACTCTCGCTGGAATGCTGGGGCGGCGCGACCTTTGACGTGTCCATGCGGTTCCTGACGGAAGATCCGTGGGAGAGGCTGGCACTGATCCGCGAAGGCGCACCCAACCTGCTGCTGCAAATGCTGCTACGCGGCGCAAACGGTGTCGGCTATACCAATTACCCCGACAATGTCGTCAAATATTTTGTCCGCCAAGCGGCAAAGGGCGGCATCGACCTGTTCCGGGTGTTCGATTGCCTGAACTGGGTCGATAATATGCGCGTCTCCATGGATGCCGTGCAGGAAGAAAACAAGCTGTGCGAGGCCGCAATCTGCTATACCGGCGATCTCCTGAACAGCGCCCGACCGAAATACGACCTGAAATATTATACGGCTCTCGCCGCCGAACTGGAAAAAGCAGGCGCCCATATCATTGCCGTCAAGGACATGGCCGGGTTGCTCAAACCCGCTGCCGCGAAAGTCTTGTTCAAGGCGCTGCGTGAGGCGACCAGCCTGCCGATCCATTTCCACACCCATGACACATCGGGTATTTCAGCCGCCACTGTGCTGGCAGCCATTGATGCCGGTGTCGATGCCGTGGATGCCGCTATGGATGCGCTGTCGGGCAATACGTCCCAGCCCTGCCTCGGCTCAATCGTCGAGGCTCTAGCCGGAACCGAGCGCGACCCAGGGCTCGATCCGGAATGGATCCGTCGCATTTCCTTCTATTGGGAAGCGGTCCGCGGCCAATATGCGGCCTTCGAAAGCGACCTCAAAGGCCCGGCCTCCGAAGTCTATCTGCATGAAATGCCAGGCGGCCAGTTCACCAACCTGAAGGAACAGGCCCGTTCGCTGGGGCTGGAAACCCGCTGGCACGAGGTGGCGCAGACCTATGCCGACGTCAACCAGATGTTCGGCGACATCGTCAAAGTCACGCCCTCATCCAAGGTGGTAGGCGATATGGCGCTGATGATGGTGGCACAAGATCTGACGGTGGACGATGTCGAGAATCCGGATAAGGACATTGCCTTCCCCGATTCGGTCGTCTCGATGCTAAAGGGTGATCTCGGCCAACCACCCGGCGGCTGGCCGCAGAGCCTGCAAAAGAAGGCATTGAAGGGCGAAAAGCCGTATACGGCTGTGCCGGGCTCACTTTTACCGCCCGCCGATCTTGATGCCGAACGCAAGACCATCGAGGACAAGCTGGAGCGCAGTGTCAGTGATTTCGAATTCGCGTCCTACCTGATGTATCCGAAGGTGTTCACCGATTTCGCCCTGGCCTCCGATACCTATGGCCCGGTCTCGGTCCTGCCGACCCATTCCTATTTCTACGGCATGGGCGATGGCGAGGAATTGTTTGCCGAAATCGAAAAAGGCAAGACACTTGTCATCGTCAATCAGGCAGCCAGTGCTCCCGATGCCCAGGGCCTGGTGACGATGTTTTTCGAGCTGAACGGTCAGCCACGCCGTATCAAGGTGCCGGACCGCAGCCATGGAGCCTCCGGGGCCGCCGCCCGCCGCAAGGCGGAGGCCGCCAATGCCGCACATATCGGCGCACCGATGCCTGGTGTCATCTCGCGGGTCTTCGTCGCGGCCGGACAGGCCGTGAAAGCCGGAGACGTGCTGCTGTCCATCGAAGCCATGAAGATGGAAACCGCGCTGCATGCCGAACGCGATGGCAAGATTGCCGAAGTGCTGGTGAAAGCCGGTGACCAGATCGACGCCAAGGACCTGCTGATCGGCCTTGAGGCATAACAAACTACTGCATAATTCCTTAAATCAGAATCGATTTAAGGAGAAAATTATGTAGCAGATTCAAAGTATTACAGCGTCCTTTGTGCGTTTTATAAAACGCACGGCGCTGTAGAGAGGTGGCGCGCCCATCAGGATGCGCCGCCCTTATCTTGGAAACTTTTTCTTCGAAATTTTGCAGACGTTACGACCGGTCGGCCATTCCATCATCAACACTTTCCTCGATCCGTTCCATATCATCATCGGAGAGGCCGAAATGATGACCGATCTCATGGATCAGCACATGGGTGACGATATCGCCCAGCGTTTCTTCATTCTCAGCCCAATAATCGAGAATGGGGCGGCGATAGAGGGTGATTTTATTGGGGACCTCGCCGGTTTCCATGCTGAAACGCTCGGAAATGCCGCGTCCTTCGAACAGACCCAACAGATCAAAAGGCGTTTCGAGGGCCATGTCTTCAAACACGTCGTCGGTGGGAAAATCGGCAATCTCGATGATCAGGTTTCCGGTCAGGTCCCGAAATTCCTTCGGTAAATTGCCGAAAGCTTCGATCGCCAGCGACTCGAATGTGCTGATGGTCGGCGCGTGTTTTTCGCGCCAGTCGTCGGATTGGTCTACCCGGGCCATGGGAACTCCTACTACAGCGCCGCGCAGGACTGACATCGCGCACCCGCCATAACACTCGAATGGACTGTGGAGGCCTGTCACCGACCGGCTCGAAGGTCAGGTAAGGGTCGTTCCGCAGTAAGATCCCCCATATAGTCTGTTTAATTGCACTTTACGAGTGCCATTCAAAACCCGGCCAGTTCCGCTTGAAAATGCTGGTAATATGAACTGCCATTGAAGCCGACAGTTCATTTTCTTATTCGTTCACAGAGAGAATGCGTGAGCGACTTGGTGAAGGGGGCGGAGAGACCCCGACCCCTTTGCAAAGACTGAGAGAAATAGTCTCAGGCGGATGCTTTGTTCTGCCGGTTGGCAATCAGGTCGTCGACAACGCCAGGATCGGCGAGCGTCGATGTATCGCCCAGCGCGCCAAAATCGTCCTCGGCGATCTTGCGCAGGATGCGGCGCATGATCTTGCCGGAGCGGGTTTTCGGCAGGCCGGGAGCGAACTGAACCTTGTCGGGAGAGGCAATCGGGCCGATTTCGGAACGGACATGCTTGATCAGCGTCTGACGTAGTTCCTCATTGCCCTCATGGCCCGCCATCAGCGTCACATAGCAATAAATACCCTGACCCTTGATGCCGTGCGGATAACCGACCACGGCGGCTTCCGAGACCAGATGATGCGAGACCAGCGCCGATTCCACTTCGGCAGTTCCCAGACGGTGGCCGGACACATTCAGCACGTCATCGACACGACCGGTGATCCAGTAATAACCGTCCTCGTCGCGTCGGCAGCCATCTCCAGTGAAATACTTACCCTTATAGGTGGAGAAATAGGTCTGGACGAAGCGATTGTGGTCGCCGTAAATCGTCCGGGCCTGGCCCGGCCAGCTGTCGATCAGGCAGAGATTGCCATCGGCAGCGCCTTCCAGCACCTTGCCTTCATTGTCCACCAGTTCCGGCTTGACGCCAAAGAACGGCCGGGTCGCGGAACCGGGCTTGAGATCCGTGGCGCCGGGCAGGGGGCTGATCAGAATACCGCCCGTCTCGGTCTGCCACCAGGTATCGACAATGGGGCAGCGCTGATCACCGACCACGTTATAATACCACTCCCAGGCTTCCGGATTGATCGGCTCACCGACCGAGCCCAGCAATCGCAGGCTTGAGCGCGAGGAACGCTTGACGAAATCGTCTCCGGCCCCCATCAGCGACCGGATGGCGGTGGGCGCGGTATAGAAAATATTGACCTTGTGCTTGTCGATGATTTCCCAGAACCGTCCCTGGTCGGGGAAATTGGGCACGCCTTCGAACATCACCGTCGTCGCGCAATTGGCCAGCGGCCCGTAGACGATATAGGAATGGCCGGTCACCCAACCCACGTCTGCCGAGCACCAGAATATCTCGCCGTCCTTGTAGTCGAACACATATTCGTGGGTCATCGCCGCATAGACGAGATAGCCACCGGTCGTGTGCAGCACGCCCTTTGGCTTGCCGGTGGAGCCGGAGGTGTAGAGAATGAACAGCGGATCTTCCGCCTTCATCTTCACCGGCGGGCAATCCGGCTTCACCTTGGCGATTTCCTGATGGTACCAGAGATCGCGCCCCGGAGCCCAGCCGACCTTGCCGCCCGTACGGCGCACCACCAACACCTTGTTGACGATGACATATTGTTTCGCCGCAATGTCGATGGCGACATCGGTGTTTTCCTTGAGCGCCACCGGCTTGCCGCCGCGCACCCCTTCATCACAGGTGATCACGAAGGTCGATTCGCAATCGACGATCCGGCCAGCCAGGGCTTCAGGCGAAAAACCGCCAAACACCACCGAATGCACAGCACCAATACGCGAACACGCCAGCATGGCGTAGGTCGCTTCCGGCACCATGGGCATATAGATGGTGACGCGGTCGCCTTTCTTGACGCCATGCGCTTTCAGCACATTGGCAAGCCGGCAGACATTGTCATAAAGCTGGTTGTAGGTAATCCGCTTGTCGATATAGGGATTGTCCCCTTCCCAGATGATCGCGGTGCGCTCACCATGGGTTTTCAGATGGCGGTCGATGCAATTGTAGGAGACATTGGTCAGCCCGTCCTCGAACCATTTGATCGGCACCTTGCCCTTGAAACTGGTATTCTTGGCCTTGGTATAGGGCTTGAACCAATCGATCCGCTTGCCGTGCTTGGACCAGAATTTCTCCGGCTCCTCAATGCTTTCCTCGTACCATTTCAGGTATTTGTCGTTATCGATCAAAGCCTGGGCCTTCGCGGCCTTTAAAACGGGATAGGTCTTCGCAGACATGAAATCCTCCTGATGTGACGCAGCCATGACAGGCTGCGGAGAGCTCCTCACCTCTCTCAACATGCGACCTGGCATGATGCGGTGCAGTGGCTCTGCATCATGATATAGGTGTCATACTGCCAATTCTTATCAGGTCGCCACATGGCGGCAATTAGACAAAGGTCATTTGTCTTTCAAAGAATTGCATTTCTGCGTCAACCGGCGTATATAGCCGGTGATTTCCCGGAAATTCTGGTTGTATCCACGGCTCGCGCCCGACGGCGCGTACCTACAGAAGGATTGTAATTGCATGGCCCAGACACTGCTTATGCCAAAGGCAACGGCCGTATGGCTCGTAGACAATACGGCGCTGTCATTCGAGCAGATCGCCCAGTTCTGCAAGCTGCACCCGCTTGAGGTAAAAGCCATTGCCGATGGCGAAGCCGCGCAAGGCATCAAGGGTCTTGATCCCATTGCCACCGGCCAGCTTTCCCGCGACGAGATCGCGCGCGGCGAAAAAGACATTGCCCACAAGCTGAAGATTTCCGAGCCGAAGGTGCGCGTGCCTGATTCGAAGCGCCGTGGCCCCCGCTATACGCCGGTCTCCAAGCGTCAGGACCGCCCGAACGCCATTCTCTGGCTGGTGCGCAATCATCCTGAGCTGAAGGATGCGCAGATTTCCCGGCTGGTCGGCACCACCAAGAGCACGATCGAGCAGATCCGCGACCGCAGCCACTGGAACTCGGCCAATCTCGCCCCAATGGACCCGGTGACGCTTGGCCTGTGCAGCCAGATCGATCTGGACATGGAAGTGGAAAAGGCCTCGAAGGGCCGGCCTCTGCCGACGGCTGCCGAGCTGGGTGCCACCCTGCAATCAGCTTCGCAGACCGAACATCTCGATTTCTACGCCCAGGAAGAGGAAAAGGAAATCGACGCCAATGCCGTGTTCAAGAAGCTGCAATCGCTGAAATCGACTACTCCCGAAGAAGAAGACGATCAGTATTGATCCTCAGCTTTCATTGTGGAAAATTCAAACCCCGGTGGCTCCGCCCCGGGGTTTTATTCTGCGGGTTTTATTGGTGAAATCACCAGCCCTTACAGTCTGTTCAAGAATTGCTGCTGGCCTGGCGAAAATGGTGATTTCGAGAACCGGAACGGAGCGTACTTAAGGTACGTGAGTACCGGAAGCGGAGAAATTGCCATTTGCAGACGGCCAGCGGCGATTATTGAACGGGCTGTCAGCGATGGCCGAAAATCGCCGATCCAACCCGCACGCTGGTCGCGCCGAAAGCAATTGCAGTTTCGTAATCGCCGGACATGCCCATCGACAAGCGCGAAACGCCGCATTCCCCGGCAAGTTTTGCCAGAAGAGCGAAATGCGGACCAGGATTTTCCTCCGCAGGCGGAATGCACATCAAGCCCTCGATCTCCAGACCGAGTTCAGAGCGACAAAGATCAACAAAAGCCTTGGTTTCCTGCGGGGCAATACCCGCCTTTTGCGGCTCCAAGCCGGTATTGACCTGCACATAAAGCCGCAGCTGCCGGCCCTGCTTGGCCATTTCCTCGGCCAGCGCGCGGGCGATTTTTTCCCGGTCCACCGTCTCAATCACATCGAACAGCGCCACGGCTTCCGCTGCCTTGTTGGATTGCAACGGTCCGATCAAATGCAGCTCGATCTCAGGTGTTTCGGCTTTCAGCTCCGGCCATTTTCCCTGCGATTCCTGCACCCGGTTTTCACCAAACACCCGCTGGCCATGCAGGATGACCGGACGGATCGCCTCCGCATCGAAGGTTTTGGAAACGGCGACCAGCGTCACCGCCTCCGGGGTCCGATCGGCTTCTTG
The Allorhizobium ampelinum S4 genome window above contains:
- a CDS encoding YggS family pyridoxal phosphate-dependent enzyme — encoded protein: MTIEERLDEVRTRIAAAAQEADRTPEAVTLVAVSKTFDAEAIRPVILHGQRVFGENRVQESQGKWPELKAETPEIELHLIGPLQSNKAAEAVALFDVIETVDREKIARALAEEMAKQGRQLRLYVQVNTGLEPQKAGIAPQETKAFVDLCRSELGLEIEGLMCIPPAEENPGPHFALLAKLAGECGVSRLSMGMSGDYETAIAFGATSVRVGSAIFGHR
- a CDS encoding glucan ABC transporter ATP-binding protein/ permease, producing MSLLQIYWRALQYLAAYRLKVSIVVAANIILAVITIAEPILFGWIIDAISSGKPVKDILFLWGGFGIFNTIAFVLVAREADRLAHGRRASLLTEAFGRIISMPLSWHHQRGTSNALHTLLRASETLFGLWLEFMRTHLATAVALVLLVPTAFSMDVRLTLVLIVLGLIYVAIGKMVMDKTKDGQASVESHYHTVFSHVSDTISNVSVVHSYNRIQAETSALKTFTSKLLDAQYPVLDWWAIASGLNRIASTASMLIILIIGTMLVQSGELRVGDVIAFIGFANLLIARLDQMRQFSTQIFEARAKLEDFYVLEDSVQDRDEPVGNRDLQSVRGDVEFRHVSFDFANTTQGVKDVSFTVKAGQTIAIVGPTGAGKTTLINLLQRVHEPQQGQILIDGADISTITRQSLRNSIATVFQDAGILNRSIADNIRIGRENATDEDIVKAAEAAAATDFIESRLSGFDTDVGERGNRLSGGERQRIAIARAILKDAPILVLDEATSALDVETEERVKSAIDRLRQNRTTFIIAHRLSTVREADQVLFLDHGRIVEMGGYDELSAKGGRFAALLHTSGLLNDDDKVAVKA
- a CDS encoding helix-turn-helix transcriptional regulator — encoded protein: MSVNHLIQFLAVSQGCRSREELILELEKLLEFYKFDYYGLVRSPKPDQNPMSLVLAGRWPEKWPQVYITKKFVLIDPAIRYLAQAQRPFRWSETLTAFSQDPHFKRMQRMMMDAQRFGLEEGYIFPIHGRGGLLANMTIGGRPVELTPIEIMLFDTVAKCAFWRLAEINGEDELLSMVQKVDVRLTRRELEILNYLGEGMTSNEMSKLLEISNHTVDWYVNELQDKLNAKNRQHMVAIAYRLGLIS
- the acs gene encoding acetate--CoA ligase, which produces MSAKTYPVLKAAKAQALIDNDKYLKWYEESIEEPEKFWSKHGKRIDWFKPYTKAKNTSFKGKVPIKWFEDGLTNVSYNCIDRHLKTHGERTAIIWEGDNPYIDKRITYNQLYDNVCRLANVLKAHGVKKGDRVTIYMPMVPEATYAMLACSRIGAVHSVVFGGFSPEALAGRIVDCESTFVITCDEGVRGGKPVALKENTDVAIDIAAKQYVIVNKVLVVRRTGGKVGWAPGRDLWYHQEIAKVKPDCPPVKMKAEDPLFILYTSGSTGKPKGVLHTTGGYLVYAAMTHEYVFDYKDGEIFWCSADVGWVTGHSYIVYGPLANCATTVMFEGVPNFPDQGRFWEIIDKHKVNIFYTAPTAIRSLMGAGDDFVKRSSRSSLRLLGSVGEPINPEAWEWYYNVVGDQRCPIVDTWWQTETGGILISPLPGATDLKPGSATRPFFGVKPELVDNEGKVLEGAADGNLCLIDSWPGQARTIYGDHNRFVQTYFSTYKGKYFTGDGCRRDEDGYYWITGRVDDVLNVSGHRLGTAEVESALVSHHLVSEAAVVGYPHGIKGQGIYCYVTLMAGHEGNEELRQTLIKHVRSEIGPIASPDKVQFAPGLPKTRSGKIMRRILRKIAEDDFGALGDTSTLADPGVVDDLIANRQNKASA
- a CDS encoding DUF1013 domain-containing protein, producing the protein MAQTLLMPKATAVWLVDNTALSFEQIAQFCKLHPLEVKAIADGEAAQGIKGLDPIATGQLSRDEIARGEKDIAHKLKISEPKVRVPDSKRRGPRYTPVSKRQDRPNAILWLVRNHPELKDAQISRLVGTTKSTIEQIRDRSHWNSANLAPMDPVTLGLCSQIDLDMEVEKASKGRPLPTAAELGATLQSASQTEHLDFYAQEEEKEIDANAVFKKLQSLKSTTPEEEDDQY
- the pyc gene encoding pyruvate carboxylase, with amino-acid sequence MSISKILVANRSEIAIRVFRAANELGIKTVAIWAEEDKLSLHRFKADESYQVGRGPHLKRDLGPIESYLSIEEIIRVAKLSGADAIHPGYGLLSESPEFVDACNDAGLIFIGPRSDTMRQLGNKVAARNLAVEVGVPVVPATEPLPDDMDTVAKMAGEIGYPLMLKASWGGGGRGMRVIRSESDLAREVTEAKREAKAAFGKDEVYLEKLVENARHVESQILGDTHGNAVHLFERDCSVQRRNQKVVERAPAPYLSEEQRQELAAYSLKIARATGYIGAGTVEYLMDADTGKFYFIEVNPRIQVEHTVTEVVTGIDIVKAQIHILEGFAIGTPESGVPRQEDIRLHGHALQCRVTTEDPEHNFIPDYGRITAYRSAAGFGIRLDGGTAYTGAIITRFYDPLLVKVTAAGASPQEAISRMDRALREFRIRGVATNLTFLEAIIGHPKFRNNTYTTRFIDTTPELFAQVKRQDRATKLLTYLADVTVNGHPETKGRPKPSDKAAKPVIPYIDAGITDGTKQKLDALGPKGFAEWMRNEPRVLLTDTTMRDGHQSLLATRMRTNDIARIASVYARALPNLLSLECWGGATFDVSMRFLTEDPWERLALIREGAPNLLLQMLLRGANGVGYTNYPDNVVKYFVRQAAKGGIDLFRVFDCLNWVDNMRVSMDAVQEENKLCEAAICYTGDLLNSARPKYDLKYYTALAAELEKAGAHIIAVKDMAGLLKPAAAKVLFKALREATSLPIHFHTHDTSGISAATVLAAIDAGVDAVDAAMDALSGNTSQPCLGSIVEALAGTERDPGLDPEWIRRISFYWEAVRGQYAAFESDLKGPASEVYLHEMPGGQFTNLKEQARSLGLETRWHEVAQTYADVNQMFGDIVKVTPSSKVVGDMALMMVAQDLTVDDVENPDKDIAFPDSVVSMLKGDLGQPPGGWPQSLQKKALKGEKPYTAVPGSLLPPADLDAERKTIEDKLERSVSDFEFASYLMYPKVFTDFALASDTYGPVSVLPTHSYFYGMGDGEELFAEIEKGKTLVIVNQAASAPDAQGLVTMFFELNGQPRRIKVPDRSHGASGAAARRKAEAANAAHIGAPMPGVISRVFVAAGQAVKAGDVLLSIEAMKMETALHAERDGKIAEVLVKAGDQIDAKDLLIGLEA
- a CDS encoding metallopeptidase family protein — translated: MARVDQSDDWREKHAPTISTFESLAIEAFGNLPKEFRDLTGNLIIEIADFPTDDVFEDMALETPFDLLGLFEGRGISERFSMETGEVPNKITLYRRPILDYWAENEETLGDIVTHVLIHEIGHHFGLSDDDMERIEESVDDGMADRS